One segment of Nocardioides sp. QY071 DNA contains the following:
- a CDS encoding L,D-transpeptidase — protein sequence MSKHAARRDPGRHRARQQAGRRRAAPARPRYGRITAVAAALTVTAVAVAGGLGLLPGEPEEPAAAGQDAPTTPAAATPTTPTTPTTPKQAATDTPKADDRTALEAPLTGDLADASTRIAAVSDSTDLPARSGSGRRIVFSEGRQRVWLVDSDGDVARTYRVSGSVEDNLDPGTYAVYSRSRHAIGVDDSGTMEYFVRFTQGNEGAAIGFHTIPVDDGKPVQTRAQLGTPLSHGCIRQDRPNAIALWDFAPVGTTVVVTA from the coding sequence GTGTCGAAGCACGCTGCCCGCCGTGACCCGGGGCGACACCGTGCCCGGCAGCAGGCCGGCCGGCGTCGCGCCGCGCCGGCGCGACCGCGCTACGGCCGGATCACCGCCGTGGCCGCCGCCCTCACCGTGACCGCCGTCGCGGTCGCGGGTGGCCTCGGGCTGCTCCCCGGCGAGCCCGAGGAGCCGGCCGCCGCCGGCCAGGACGCCCCGACCACACCGGCCGCGGCCACGCCGACCACGCCGACCACGCCGACCACGCCGAAGCAGGCCGCGACCGACACCCCGAAGGCCGACGACCGCACCGCCCTCGAGGCACCGCTCACGGGCGACCTGGCCGACGCGAGCACTCGGATCGCGGCGGTCTCGGACTCCACCGATCTGCCCGCGCGCTCGGGGAGCGGGCGCCGGATCGTGTTCAGCGAGGGCCGCCAGCGGGTCTGGCTGGTCGACAGCGACGGCGACGTGGCCCGGACCTACCGTGTCTCGGGCAGCGTCGAGGACAACCTCGATCCCGGCACCTATGCCGTCTACTCCCGCAGCCGCCACGCCATCGGCGTCGACGACTCCGGGACGATGGAGTACTTCGTCCGGTTCACCCAGGGCAACGAGGGCGCCGCGATCGGCTTCCACACGATCCCGGTCGACGACGGCAAGCCGGTGCAGACCCGGGCCCAGCTCGGCACCCCGCTCTCGCACGGCTGCATCCGCCAGGACCGTCCCAACGCGATCGCGCTGTGGGACTTCGCCCCGGTCGGCACCACGGTCGTCGTCACCGCCTGA
- a CDS encoding ParA family protein: protein MNSVQAAPTILAVANQKGGVAKTTSVASIGAALAERGQSVLLVDLDPQACLTFSLGIDPEDLELSVHHVLTKGTAVEEVILETEDGVDLLPATIELARAEADLLTRTGREHVLRGVMEDLQASGRSYDWVLLDCPPSLGVLTVAALTAATGVLIPLQCETLSHRGVGQLLDTVHDVRRFTNRDLAVWGVLPTLYDGRTNHARAVLDTISETYELEVVEPPIPKTIKFAEAPAAGRSILATSRTSKGAEAYREVAGSLLARSAR from the coding sequence ATGAACAGCGTGCAGGCGGCTCCCACGATCCTCGCTGTCGCCAACCAGAAGGGCGGCGTCGCGAAGACGACCAGCGTCGCGTCGATCGGAGCGGCCCTCGCCGAGCGCGGGCAGAGCGTGCTGCTCGTCGACCTCGACCCCCAGGCCTGCCTGACGTTCTCGCTGGGCATCGACCCCGAGGACCTCGAGCTGTCGGTGCACCACGTGCTCACCAAGGGCACCGCGGTCGAGGAGGTGATCCTCGAGACCGAGGACGGCGTCGACCTGCTGCCGGCCACCATCGAGCTGGCCCGCGCCGAGGCCGACCTGCTCACCCGCACCGGCCGCGAGCACGTGCTGCGCGGCGTGATGGAGGACCTCCAGGCCAGCGGTCGCAGCTACGACTGGGTGCTGCTCGACTGCCCGCCCTCCCTCGGCGTGCTGACCGTCGCCGCGCTGACCGCCGCGACCGGCGTCCTCATCCCGCTGCAGTGCGAGACCCTGTCCCACCGCGGCGTCGGCCAGCTGCTCGACACCGTGCACGACGTACGCCGGTTCACCAACCGCGACCTCGCCGTGTGGGGCGTCCTGCCGACGCTGTACGACGGTCGCACCAACCACGCACGGGCCGTGCTCGACACGATCTCGGAGACCTACGAGCTCGAGGTCGTCGAGCCGCCGATCCCCAAGACCATCAAGTTCGCCGAGGCGCCGGCCGCGGGTCGCTCGATCCTCGCGACCAGCCGCACCAGCAAGGGCGCCGAGGCCTACCGCGAGGTGGCGGGCTCCCTGCTCGCCCGATCGGCACGTTGA
- a CDS encoding SDR family oxidoreductase — MPTALVTGATAGIGLEFARQLAARGDDLVLVARDEVRLASVAGELRSSYGVGVEVLPADLTSLEALGRVEARLADRGEPVDLLVNNAGFGLKERFLDNPVDVEQAQQDVLVRAVLRLTHAALGGMVERGRGGVINVSSVAAFLPRGTYSAAKAWVNSFSAWAHQEYAGRGVTVMALCPGFVKTEFHQRLGIDRDASAPRLLWLEPDRLVRDALADFDRGRAMSIPSKRYKAIVAGTRVVPGSVLQRLQSLGRK, encoded by the coding sequence ATGCCCACAGCTCTCGTGACCGGCGCCACCGCCGGCATCGGCCTCGAGTTCGCCCGCCAGCTCGCCGCTCGCGGCGACGACCTGGTCCTGGTGGCCCGCGACGAGGTCCGGCTCGCGTCCGTCGCGGGCGAGCTTCGGTCGTCGTACGGCGTCGGCGTGGAGGTGCTGCCCGCCGACCTCACCTCGCTCGAGGCGCTCGGCCGGGTCGAGGCGCGGCTGGCGGACCGCGGCGAGCCGGTCGACCTGCTGGTCAACAACGCCGGCTTCGGCCTCAAGGAGCGCTTCCTCGACAACCCGGTCGACGTCGAGCAGGCCCAGCAGGACGTGCTGGTGCGCGCGGTACTGCGGCTGACCCATGCGGCGCTCGGGGGCATGGTCGAGCGCGGCCGCGGCGGCGTGATCAACGTGTCGAGCGTCGCCGCCTTCCTCCCCCGCGGCACCTACAGCGCCGCGAAGGCGTGGGTGAACTCGTTCAGTGCGTGGGCACACCAGGAGTACGCCGGACGGGGCGTCACCGTGATGGCGCTGTGCCCCGGCTTCGTGAAGACCGAGTTCCACCAGCGCCTCGGCATCGACCGCGACGCCTCGGCGCCCCGGTTGCTGTGGCTGGAGCCCGACCGCCTGGTCCGCGACGCACTGGCCGACTTCGACCGCGGCCGCGCGATGTCGATCCCGTCGAAGCGCTACAAGGCGATCGTGGCCGGCACCCGCGTGGTCCCGGGCTCGGTCCTGCAGCGGCTGCAGTCGCTCGGCCGGAAGTGA
- a CDS encoding MarC family protein, which translates to MIDGVLLVEVFVTLFVIMDPVGTVPIFLSLTAGRSPATARRAAWQAVAVSFLVITLFALFGQQILNYLHISLPALQCAGGLLLLLVALELLTGKQDELTASADANIALVPLGTPLLAGPGAIVATMLFVQDIDTWGDGVSVALGVAGVHVALWAAMRYSLPILRLIRDGGVLLVTRIAGLLLSAIAVQLVADAVRAFIAGEG; encoded by the coding sequence ATGATCGACGGCGTGCTGCTCGTCGAGGTGTTCGTGACCCTCTTCGTGATCATGGACCCGGTCGGCACGGTGCCGATCTTCCTGTCCCTGACCGCCGGCCGCAGCCCGGCCACGGCACGGCGTGCCGCCTGGCAGGCAGTCGCGGTGTCCTTCCTGGTGATCACGCTGTTCGCATTGTTCGGCCAGCAGATCCTCAACTACCTGCACATCTCGCTGCCCGCGCTGCAGTGCGCCGGCGGCCTGCTGCTCCTGCTGGTCGCCCTCGAGCTGCTGACCGGAAAGCAGGACGAGCTGACCGCGTCCGCCGATGCCAACATCGCTCTCGTCCCGCTCGGTACGCCGCTGCTCGCCGGCCCCGGCGCGATCGTCGCCACGATGCTCTTCGTCCAAGACATCGACACCTGGGGCGACGGCGTCTCCGTCGCGCTCGGCGTGGCCGGCGTGCACGTCGCCCTGTGGGCCGCGATGCGCTACTCGCTCCCGATCCTGCGCCTGATCCGCGACGGCGGGGTCCTGCTCGTCACCCGTATCGCCGGTCTCCTGCTCTCCGCCATCGCCGTCCAGCTCGTCGCCGACGCCGTCCGCGCGTTCATCGCAGGGGAAGGCTGA
- a CDS encoding PHP domain-containing protein yields MTIDLHTHSSVSDGTSSPADLVREAAAAGLEVVALTDHDTTAGWDEAAAAAEQAGIGLVRGIEVSTRFRGSAVHLLAYLPDPEDAGLQAELGRIVEGREARVPSMLARLRELGIPATEEALAEVSPDNRVTGRPHVADLLVRLGAVRTRDEAFARFLSDGGPAFVDRYAADLVEMIGLVTAARGVSVVAHPWGRGSASVLDEPAFAVLAEAGLGGIEVDHLDHDRLERGRLRGIASRLRLLVTGSSDHHGTGKTGHELGCETTSPGELTRLLERAAALGSPTALAGGVRR; encoded by the coding sequence GTGACGATCGACCTCCACACCCACTCCAGTGTCAGCGACGGCACGTCCTCGCCCGCCGACCTGGTGCGCGAGGCCGCGGCCGCCGGGCTCGAGGTGGTGGCGCTCACCGACCACGACACCACCGCCGGGTGGGACGAGGCGGCCGCCGCGGCGGAGCAGGCCGGGATCGGCCTTGTCCGCGGCATCGAGGTCAGCACCCGGTTCCGCGGCTCCGCGGTGCACCTGCTGGCCTACCTACCCGACCCCGAGGACGCCGGCCTCCAGGCCGAGCTGGGCCGGATCGTCGAGGGACGTGAGGCGCGGGTGCCGTCCATGCTCGCCCGGCTGCGCGAGCTCGGCATCCCGGCGACCGAGGAGGCGTTGGCCGAGGTGAGCCCCGACAACCGGGTCACCGGTCGCCCCCACGTCGCCGACCTGCTGGTGCGCCTCGGTGCGGTGAGGACCCGCGACGAGGCGTTCGCGCGCTTCCTCTCCGACGGCGGGCCTGCCTTCGTCGACCGGTACGCCGCCGACCTCGTCGAGATGATCGGGCTGGTCACCGCCGCCCGCGGGGTCAGCGTGGTCGCCCACCCGTGGGGCCGTGGCTCCGCGTCGGTCCTCGACGAGCCCGCGTTCGCCGTACTCGCCGAGGCGGGGCTGGGCGGCATCGAGGTCGACCACCTCGACCACGACAGGCTCGAACGCGGTCGGCTGCGGGGGATCGCCTCGCGGCTGCGGCTGCTCGTCACCGGCTCCAGCGACCACCACGGCACGGGCAAGACCGGCCACGAGCTCGGCTGCGAGACCACCTCGCCGGGCGAGCTGACCCGGCTCCTCGAGCGGGCCGCCGCGCTCGGCTCGCCCACCGCACTCGCGGGCGGGGTCCGCCGATGA
- a CDS encoding phosphatidylglycerol lysyltransferase domain-containing protein → MPATESAVRRRPFTVAGLLLLVIVGVATGAVTGDVLDHGWGRALAYGPDALASGHWWTLLTGPLLAIAPWCYLPVLLSFGLCVGFAEPRLGTVRTGLLWLVTQVGSVVAACLLVLALGPDSLQHARDVGPSGGALGVGAVMTAFLGTAARRVTRTGLVAYVLVSLVLVGHLADVVHLVAVAAGLMIGSVIGPRRRPVVNRDRAVEHLRREGGGTLSWMTTWPGVRYLYDPRGQGYLAYRRHLGVALALGDPIGTPDWRARAAGEFAAFCADEHLVPSHFAVTGPVARAVGGHSLQIGEDTLLDLPDLEFRGKRWQDVRTARNRAARDGIRFELVVLADADPRIVAQVREISDAWLRRQRTPELGFTLGGVDHAMDPRVRVALALDADDRVHGFLSWLPVHAGQGHIDGWTLDLMRRPDDGFRPVIEFLIAESCLAFRAEGARVVSLSAAPLARSTGEPDGWLQRVLERSARVLEPLYGFASLHAFKAKFSPRCETLHLTYRSLAELPRIGAAVLVAYLVTPKTREASTPLVLPERTATERVEAAVRERVAA, encoded by the coding sequence ATGCCAGCCACTGAGTCCGCCGTACGCCGCCGGCCGTTCACGGTCGCGGGTCTCCTGCTCCTCGTCATCGTCGGCGTCGCCACCGGCGCGGTCACCGGCGACGTCCTCGACCACGGCTGGGGCCGTGCCCTGGCCTACGGGCCGGACGCGCTCGCGTCCGGCCACTGGTGGACGCTGCTCACCGGCCCGCTGCTGGCGATCGCGCCCTGGTGCTACCTGCCGGTGCTGCTCAGCTTCGGGCTGTGCGTCGGGTTCGCCGAGCCGCGGCTCGGGACGGTTCGCACGGGGCTCCTCTGGTTGGTGACCCAGGTCGGCAGCGTGGTGGCGGCCTGCCTGCTCGTGCTGGCGCTCGGCCCGGACTCGCTGCAGCACGCACGCGACGTCGGGCCGTCGGGCGGCGCGCTCGGGGTCGGCGCGGTGATGACCGCCTTCCTCGGTACGGCGGCGCGCCGGGTCACCCGGACCGGCCTGGTGGCCTACGTCCTGGTCTCCCTCGTCCTGGTCGGGCACCTGGCGGACGTCGTCCACCTGGTCGCCGTCGCCGCCGGCCTGATGATCGGCTCGGTGATCGGCCCGCGGCGCCGTCCCGTCGTCAACCGCGACCGGGCCGTCGAGCACCTGCGCCGCGAGGGCGGCGGCACGCTGTCGTGGATGACCACCTGGCCCGGCGTGCGCTACCTCTACGACCCGCGCGGCCAGGGCTACCTCGCCTACCGCCGCCACCTCGGCGTCGCGCTGGCCCTCGGCGACCCGATCGGTACACCGGACTGGCGGGCCCGCGCGGCCGGTGAGTTCGCGGCCTTCTGCGCCGACGAGCACCTCGTCCCCAGTCACTTCGCGGTCACCGGACCGGTGGCCCGAGCGGTCGGGGGTCACAGCCTGCAGATCGGCGAGGACACGCTCCTCGACCTGCCCGACCTCGAGTTCCGCGGCAAGCGGTGGCAGGACGTGCGCACCGCCCGCAACCGCGCGGCCCGCGACGGGATCCGCTTCGAGCTGGTCGTCCTCGCCGACGCCGACCCGCGCATCGTCGCGCAGGTGCGCGAGATCAGCGACGCCTGGCTGCGGCGCCAGCGCACTCCGGAGCTCGGCTTCACCCTCGGCGGTGTCGACCACGCCATGGACCCCCGGGTCAGGGTCGCGCTGGCCCTCGACGCCGACGACCGGGTGCACGGCTTCCTCTCGTGGCTGCCGGTCCACGCCGGGCAGGGGCACATCGATGGGTGGACGCTCGACCTGATGCGCCGCCCGGACGACGGCTTCCGCCCGGTGATCGAGTTCCTGATCGCCGAGTCCTGCCTGGCCTTCCGGGCCGAGGGTGCCCGCGTCGTGTCCCTGTCGGCGGCGCCGCTGGCGCGGAGCACGGGGGAGCCCGACGGCTGGCTGCAGCGCGTACTGGAGCGCTCGGCGCGCGTGCTCGAGCCGCTCTACGGCTTCGCCTCGCTGCACGCCTTCAAGGCCAAGTTCTCCCCGCGCTGCGAGACGCTGCACCTGACCTACCGCTCGCTGGCCGAGCTGCCGCGGATCGGCGCAGCGGTGCTGGTCGCCTACCTGGTCACCCCGAAGACGCGGGAGGCCAGCACGCCCCTCGTCCTGCCGGAGCGGACCGCCACCGAGCGGGTCGAGGCCGCGGTGCGAGAGCGCGTGGCCGCCTGA
- a CDS encoding DUF6758 family protein encodes MPTDEPGPPVGGPDGVRVECPRCPTPVAEVGDGRWSCPDHGFVVPLWRPSTSSYEEFAAHLQRVGPSFPTFLPWPLGPGWSVSDFAAVVSDGAATRATMACVAGTSQLDGPVDVMVISEEPGTGFGARVAGLTTPDDAELLDPGHEVGDGPPPVRVRVDQYPVGLWPVSVSTSPGEWDRSVLAGEAGGRWLWLVLRPASAILLLRDDWILRDISATGPQLVALPFGGPAPSW; translated from the coding sequence ATGCCGACCGATGAGCCCGGTCCGCCGGTGGGCGGACCTGACGGGGTGCGCGTGGAGTGCCCACGCTGCCCGACGCCCGTGGCCGAGGTGGGCGACGGTCGCTGGTCGTGCCCGGACCACGGGTTCGTCGTACCGCTCTGGCGGCCGTCGACCTCCTCCTACGAGGAGTTCGCCGCCCACCTCCAACGGGTCGGCCCGTCGTTCCCGACCTTCCTGCCCTGGCCGCTCGGCCCCGGCTGGTCGGTCAGCGACTTCGCCGCCGTCGTCTCGGACGGCGCCGCGACCCGCGCCACGATGGCGTGCGTCGCGGGCACCAGCCAGCTCGACGGGCCGGTCGACGTGATGGTGATCAGCGAGGAGCCCGGCACCGGCTTCGGCGCCCGGGTCGCCGGGCTGACCACCCCCGACGACGCCGAGCTGCTCGACCCCGGCCACGAGGTCGGCGACGGCCCACCGCCGGTCCGGGTCCGCGTCGACCAGTACCCCGTCGGCCTGTGGCCGGTCTCGGTCAGCACCTCGCCGGGGGAGTGGGACCGCTCCGTGCTCGCGGGCGAGGCCGGTGGTCGCTGGCTGTGGCTGGTGCTGCGGCCGGCCTCCGCGATCCTGCTGCTGCGCGACGACTGGATCCTGCGCGACATCTCCGCCACCGGCCCGCAGCTGGTCGCGCTGCCGTTCGGAGGGCCCGCACCCTCCTGGTGA
- a CDS encoding histidine phosphatase family protein yields MADSAFLARHGATEWSVSGRHTSRTDLPLLPEGEEVARGLAGRLAGTTFAEVLTSPLQRARRTAELAGFPDAEVCEDLLEWGYGDYEGRTTAEIREQVPGWTIWTHPSPGGETASAVAVRCDRVVARIRAAGGPVLVFAHGHVLRALAARWLGLPVADGRLFRLDTATLSELGHERETPVLQRWNS; encoded by the coding sequence ATGGCCGATTCCGCCTTCCTGGCCCGGCACGGGGCGACCGAGTGGAGCGTCTCGGGACGGCACACGTCCCGCACCGACCTGCCGCTGCTCCCCGAGGGCGAGGAGGTCGCACGCGGGCTCGCCGGCCGCCTCGCCGGCACCACCTTCGCGGAGGTGCTGACCAGTCCGTTGCAGCGCGCCCGTCGTACGGCGGAGCTGGCCGGGTTCCCCGACGCCGAGGTGTGCGAGGACCTCCTCGAGTGGGGGTACGGCGACTACGAGGGCCGCACCACCGCGGAGATCCGCGAGCAGGTGCCCGGCTGGACCATCTGGACCCACCCGAGCCCCGGCGGCGAGACCGCGTCCGCCGTCGCGGTCCGCTGCGACCGTGTCGTGGCCCGGATCCGGGCCGCCGGCGGCCCGGTCCTGGTGTTCGCCCACGGTCACGTGCTGCGCGCCCTCGCCGCACGCTGGCTCGGCCTCCCGGTCGCCGACGGGCGCCTGTTCCGCCTCGACACCGCGACGCTCTCCGAGCTCGGCCACGAGCGCGAGACCCCGGTCCTGCAGCGCTGGAACAGCTGA
- a CDS encoding MFS transporter, translating into MPITLHRYRLAIAAGFATQGFVFIGLTTRLPDIKDRWDLSELGISGVLLAIVLLAGAGSVLAEKLSVRVASARVLRSGLVLLAGGAALMLAAPVWPAYLLGVGVYGVGLGMVDATTNMQAVVLERHYGRTILPSFHGAWTFGGLLGAAVTLATADVDLPWTALITVLPLVVAGASFLPRDPVGGSAPAVDLAIPWRPILMVGLGMVVFYMVDTAAQTWGAVYLDEVVDAPSRWVALATLPYLVASLLVRLAGDSIVERYGVTPVLRIGAVIACGGLVVVTAAPTWPVAVLGFTLTGAGISVVAPLSFSAAARIAGGSVERVDAVIARFNQFNYVGGLLGAVLTGVVGKDELRYGFVVPMVLVLTLLPLARWFAARDVVEIRQDSPA; encoded by the coding sequence ATGCCGATCACCCTTCACCGCTACCGGCTCGCCATCGCGGCCGGGTTCGCCACCCAGGGCTTCGTCTTCATCGGCCTCACCACCCGGCTGCCCGACATCAAGGACCGCTGGGACCTCTCCGAGCTCGGGATCTCCGGCGTGCTGCTGGCGATCGTGCTGCTCGCCGGTGCCGGCTCGGTGCTCGCGGAGAAGCTGTCGGTGCGGGTCGCGAGCGCCCGGGTGCTGCGGTCCGGACTGGTGCTCCTCGCCGGTGGCGCCGCGCTGATGCTCGCGGCACCGGTGTGGCCGGCGTACCTCCTCGGGGTGGGGGTCTACGGCGTCGGGCTGGGCATGGTCGACGCGACCACCAACATGCAGGCGGTCGTGCTGGAGCGACACTACGGGCGCACCATCCTGCCGAGCTTCCACGGCGCCTGGACCTTCGGCGGCCTGCTCGGCGCCGCGGTCACGCTCGCCACGGCCGACGTCGACCTGCCGTGGACCGCGCTGATCACCGTGCTCCCGCTCGTCGTCGCCGGCGCGAGCTTCCTGCCCCGCGACCCGGTCGGCGGGAGCGCACCGGCGGTCGACCTCGCGATCCCGTGGCGCCCGATCCTGATGGTCGGCCTCGGCATGGTCGTCTTCTACATGGTCGACACCGCGGCCCAGACCTGGGGCGCGGTCTACCTCGACGAGGTCGTCGACGCCCCGTCGCGCTGGGTCGCCCTCGCGACCCTTCCCTACTTGGTCGCCAGCCTGCTGGTCCGCCTCGCCGGCGACTCGATCGTGGAGCGGTACGGCGTCACGCCGGTCCTCCGCATCGGTGCGGTGATCGCCTGCGGCGGCCTGGTCGTGGTGACGGCCGCACCGACCTGGCCGGTGGCGGTCCTCGGCTTCACACTCACCGGCGCCGGCATCTCTGTCGTGGCTCCGCTGAGCTTCTCCGCGGCGGCCCGGATCGCCGGTGGCTCGGTCGAGCGGGTGGACGCGGTGATCGCCCGGTTCAACCAGTTCAACTACGTCGGCGGGCTGCTCGGCGCGGTGCTGACCGGCGTGGTCGGGAAGGACGAGCTGCGCTACGGGTTCGTCGTACCGATGGTGCTGGTGCTGACGCTGCTGCCTCTCGCCCGGTGGTTCGCAGCGCGCGACGTCGTGGAGATCCGGCAGGACAGCCCGGCGTAG
- a CDS encoding ABC transporter ATP-binding protein — MSVPILDVIDLHAAYGRIEVLRGVDLSVPRGAVMALLGPNGAGKSTLVKVISGQKEATSGDIHLAGVHVQGAASDALARVGLCTIPEGRSVFPNLTVEENLVLMSYAGVPASAVLDTAYAYFPRLHERRHQLAGTMSGGEQQMLAMSRALASDPALLLLDELSMGLAPLIVDELYETVARIAESGVSILCIEQFARTALRVADYAAVMSGGRIVATGEPGEILETMADVILGGAA, encoded by the coding sequence GTGAGCGTCCCGATCCTCGACGTGATCGACCTGCACGCGGCGTACGGCCGGATCGAGGTGCTGCGGGGCGTCGACCTGTCCGTGCCGCGCGGCGCGGTGATGGCGCTGCTCGGACCCAACGGCGCCGGCAAGTCGACGCTGGTGAAGGTGATCAGCGGTCAGAAGGAGGCGACGTCCGGGGACATCCACCTGGCCGGCGTCCACGTGCAGGGCGCCGCGTCCGACGCGCTGGCCCGGGTCGGGCTGTGCACGATCCCCGAGGGTCGCTCGGTGTTCCCGAACCTGACCGTCGAGGAGAACCTGGTCCTGATGTCGTACGCCGGCGTCCCGGCCTCGGCCGTCCTCGACACCGCCTACGCGTACTTCCCCCGGCTGCACGAGCGGCGCCACCAGCTCGCCGGCACCATGTCCGGCGGTGAGCAGCAGATGCTGGCGATGTCGCGGGCCCTGGCCTCCGACCCGGCGCTGCTGCTGCTCGACGAGCTGTCGATGGGACTGGCGCCGCTGATCGTCGACGAGCTCTACGAGACCGTCGCCCGGATCGCCGAGTCCGGCGTGTCCATCCTCTGCATCGAGCAATTCGCGCGGACCGCGCTGCGGGTCGCCGACTACGCCGCCGTGATGAGCGGCGGGCGCATCGTGGCCACCGGTGAGCCCGGGGAGATCCTCGAGACCATGGCCGACGTCATCCTGGGAGGGGCAGCATGA
- a CDS encoding ABC transporter ATP-binding protein, with the protein MALLEVDDVVVRFGGVTAVNRATFTADRGVITGLIGPNGAGKTTCFNVITGLQRPTKGRVRYRDKDVTGWPVHRRARHGVGRTFQRLEAFGSLSVRDNVRVAQEIHGGPLAWFGGRRGAVGVEMLLDRVGITEYADERADSIPTGTARLLELARCLASDPQLLLLDEPSSGLDETETDAFGELLVDLAAEGCSILMVEHDMDLVMSVCHDIHVLDFGEIIASGAPAEIRTDPDVQRAYLGYAESDGDTAVLEVTS; encoded by the coding sequence GTGGCACTGCTCGAGGTCGACGACGTCGTGGTCCGGTTCGGGGGCGTGACCGCCGTGAACCGGGCGACCTTCACCGCGGACCGGGGCGTGATCACCGGCCTGATCGGACCCAACGGTGCGGGCAAGACCACCTGCTTCAACGTGATCACCGGCCTGCAGCGGCCCACCAAGGGACGGGTCCGCTACCGCGACAAGGACGTCACCGGCTGGCCGGTGCACCGCCGGGCGCGGCACGGCGTGGGCCGCACCTTCCAGCGGCTCGAGGCCTTCGGCTCGCTGTCGGTGCGTGACAACGTCCGGGTGGCCCAGGAGATCCACGGCGGGCCGCTGGCCTGGTTCGGTGGCCGGCGGGGCGCCGTCGGCGTCGAGATGCTGCTCGACCGGGTCGGCATCACCGAGTATGCCGACGAGCGGGCCGACTCGATCCCGACCGGCACCGCGCGGCTGCTGGAGCTGGCGCGCTGCCTGGCCAGCGATCCCCAGCTGCTGCTGCTCGACGAGCCGTCCTCGGGCCTCGACGAGACCGAGACCGACGCCTTCGGCGAGCTCCTCGTCGACCTCGCGGCCGAGGGCTGCTCGATCCTCATGGTCGAGCACGACATGGACCTGGTGATGAGCGTGTGCCACGACATCCACGTGCTCGACTTCGGCGAGATCATCGCTTCGGGCGCCCCGGCCGAGATCCGCACCGACCCCGACGTCCAGCGGGCCTACCTCGGCTACGCGGAGAGCGACGGCGACACCGCGGTCCTGGAGGTGACCTCGTGA